Proteins co-encoded in one Cygnus olor isolate bCygOlo1 chromosome 6, bCygOlo1.pri.v2, whole genome shotgun sequence genomic window:
- the FAIM gene encoding fas apoptotic inhibitory molecule 1 has protein sequence MTDLVAVWEVALSDGIHKIEFEHGTTSGKRVVYVDGKEEIRKEWMFKLVGKETFTVGVAKTKATINIDAVSGFAYEYTLEINGKSLKKYMENRSKTTNTWVLSLGGTDYRIVLEKDTMDVWCNGKKMETAGEFVEDGTETHFSVGDHSCYIKAVSSGKRKEGIIHTLIVDDREIPEALE, from the exons ATGACAGACCTGGTGGCTGTTTGGGAAGTAGCTTTAAGCGATGGTATCCATAAGATTGAATTCGAACACGGGACCACTTCAGGAAAACGCGTCGTCTATGTTGATGGCAAG gaGGAAATACGAAAAGAGTGGATGTTTAAATTAGTGGGTAAAGAAACGTTTACTGTCGGAGTAGCCAAAACCAAAGCTACTATTAACATTGATGCAGTCAGTGGTTTTGCATATGAATATACTTTGGAGATCAATGGAAAAAGCCTCAAGAAATATATGGAGAACAggtcaaaaacaacaaatacttGGGTACTGAGCTTGGGTGGTACAGACTATAGAATTGTTCTAG aaaaGGACACTATGGACGTGTGGTGCAACggtaaaaaaatggaaacagcg GGTGAATTTGTAGAAGATGGGACTGAAACTCACTTCAGTGTTGGTGACCACAGCTGTTACATTAAGGCTGTCAGTAGTGGAAAACGAAAGGAAGGAATTATTCATACTCTTATTGTGGATGACAGAGAAATCCCAGAGGCTTTGGAGTAG